In the Populus trichocarpa isolate Nisqually-1 chromosome 1, P.trichocarpa_v4.1, whole genome shotgun sequence genome, GCCTTGGAACAACATTACCTCCAACAACCATTGGACGGCTCACTATCGAGTGCATGCCCAATATAGCCGACTGCCAAAAAAACATTGGTTGTAAGATTCTTTACCCATAAAGAAATCTGAAAATACAAATACTAATTGAGTGCACAGCAGTCACTTATCCAAGAAAATGTGTTCCTGTCCATACCAAGCCTAATCAGGACCCGACCAGATAGTGGCCAAGCAAGAAAAGCCAGATCACTGAGTCACTGGTTCAGGCAGGCAGCAATGTTTTCCTAGTCTAATACTCAAATCATTGCCAGATTGGATTAGCAAAGAGTTTTATCTtactctttttaaaattttatattctatGAGAACCAGTCGGAGCCTGCATTTAACCAGGGAAAACATGATTGATTCTCTAAAACCCAACCTAAGAATGCCTTTCTGAGTTTCTTTGCTTAAATGATCCAAATAAAAACCAGACCAGCTTAGTAGCTGGTTCACCAGTTTTCTGGTTCTACTGGCCAGTCCATACTGTTAACCATGGCCTAGACCATCAAGTTGGAGAACTACAATGTTCATAGGAGAAGCATACACGCATTAATTTAAACAGATGAGATCTCAAGTTCAGCCAAGTAGTAAATTAGTGCTCTGTGTTTCAATCAGAAAAGACAAGTGtattcatttaaattattattacagTAGAATGCCAAACCTGAGGGGGGTTGATAATGGGTGTACTCAAAAGGCTTCCATAAACACCTCCATTCGATATTGTAAATGAACCTCCAGCCATCTCATCAATTGAAATTGTCCCGTCATTTGCCTTCTTTGCAAGGGTGTTGATTTCCTTCTCTATCTCAGCAAAGTTCATCTTACCAGCATTACGGATAACTGGAACAACAAGGCCCTGGAAGAAACATGATAATTACAATAAGGACGTCgaaaggggaaaaaacacaCAAGTTTATCGTTTGTGAACCTCTATGAATAATTGAAacttcaacaaaataacagaGGAAAGTGAAACCCAACAAGGAATTAAGTAACTGCAGCATTTTTCTCCTATTTATTTGTTCATAGAAATCACAAGgagaacaaatattttaatacaatcaCAATATTTGTCAAAGATATTTCAAGTGTACAGGTGGTCAGAGATAAACATGGCAGAAGCTTCATTTAAACTGGCACCTCCAGAGGAGAGGATGGTGTCCTTGTGGCAATCTAGTAATTGAGGGAATTCGATGTCTCATGGTGCTCAACATCTTGGGTGCAGTATTTACTGTGGAAATGGCAGGTAGTATGCCACAAGTCAAATATATATGCCAATGAGGCATTGGTCTGGTTAAAGGACTTAAGGCTAAGGCTGTGGGGGTTGGGAGCACCCAGGTTCAAATCTTCCCACCCCCAAATATCACAAACAGAAGACAAACATGTCATTTCTTCACTAACAAAAACAATCCTTACACTGAATAGCCAATAGCAAGGAAATAGTTGCTTTCGGTGAGACCAGCTTCAAGGGAAATTTGATTAAATGATATTAGGCCCTAGCAACctaataaattgtaattgaaaaattattttgaagaacTCATAAATGTGCATAACTGCTCCAATTCTTtggataaaaacatatttaacaaCCAGAATCAAACTATAATAGTATCCCACAATTTAGTTAGGCTAAGGAATTATACAAATAAAGATGCTTTTGAAAATGTAAGGAGCAAGAAAGATGCCCGAACCCATTACGCTAATTACAAACACCACAAAATGAAGATATATAGAAAGCAAGTCCAGTGCATAATTGCTGGAGCTTCACCAAACCATAAGTACCAAATGTTGCATATTTGTGTTCACAAATAAGAAGTCAACCGATTAAAGAGATGAAGACAAACCTTTGGAGTACCGACAGCTATACTAATGTCTACATAATCTCTGTATATGATATCATCCCCATCAATAACTGCATTTATAATAGGCTGATTCTGGAGACCACTGACAGCAGCCTGAGGTATTTCACAGAGGAAACAAGGAAAATGAAACCACGTATGTTGGATCAAAAGTATATTTCAGaaattatttgtataattatAGATAACACATTGTTTACCTTTATAAATCCTGACATAAGGCCCAATTTCACTCCATGTTTTTCAACAAAAGCATCCTTGTAATCAGAGCGAAGCTTCATCAAATTAGTCCTACAATAAGCAGAGAATCAATGATGGGAAAACAAGCATGCAGGAAAAACAATCCAAGGTAATGTTATTTTGTGGGGTAAAGTTCAGGAACTAATCCACCCATTTCAAAGCGCCATTTTCTGTTCTCTTTGGGATAGAAGCATTATAAGGGAAggaaaactcaagagaaataaGTTCATGCATCTGTGTTGGCAAAAAGCCAAACCAATAGGATATGACCTAACCACTATTATCAAAGAGTTATAGCTATAACAATAGTGATATAAGCAATGAAACgtcaaaatcaaattgaactcACATATCAACTTCATTGAATGTTGTCAACATAGCAAATGTGTTCTGAGAGTCCTTCAATCGGGTTGCAACCCTTTTCCGAAGTCTTGTCATAGGAACCTGTaatcaaagaagaaattgaGACACTAATAGAACAAATCTCAAGGAACATTCCCTAATATATAATGACAAAAGACAACAAACTTACTCTTCTTTCCCTTTCCTTAGGAGGAAGCTGGGGTTCTGTAGCAGAGCGTTTAGGAGGTGGTGTTGCTGGAGTTTTAGGCTTTTCTGGGACAGGTCTAGCTTCAACCTTAGGCTTTTGCTTTTCTTCATCCTTCGTTTGAGAAGCAGATTGCTTAGGTGCAGCTTTCTGTGATATATTCTCAGATGGAGCAACATGAGCTACACCTTCACCAGACTTTGAAATGACAGCAATCTTGGCACCTGGTTCAACAGTATCCCCTTCCTTGGCTATATACTGCCAAAAATCATGCACAACAGTTCAATTAAAATTTGCAACCTCAATCATCAAACCTCCTCCCACAAGAACATAaaactatcataaaaaaaaatatatgtattaccTCTTTTATCACACCTGCTTCTGGACTAGCAACATCAATTGTCACCTGAACATAAGTTGACGTTACAAGTATTAGAAACGCACAACAAATTTTCTATTACATGTGTCAGAAAGCAGGGGAGGAAAAGCATGTTGAGGACAACACCTTATCTGTCTCAATTTGAGCAATTGCCTCATCAACTTCTACACTATCACCAGGATCTGCTCTCAGTATATCATATTCAACAAAATCAGGAACTTGCAATTACATAAAGGACAAAATGTTGTTTGCAAACAACAGAAATGAGAAATTATTACTGGTAAGACATACTCTTTAAGAATTTTGCTAGAGTGCCATCAGTGATGGATTCACCCATAAAAGGAACAACAGCATCAACCAAATCCCCTACATCAGAACACGGAATTATCATAAAGCAAGATATAGCAaagctttaatttatgatataacTGCAATAAAAATAGCTGCAGGGTCCTCTTCaaagataaaaactaaattgaagcAATCCATCCATTTCATCACATCCAAGATCTTACAAGGGTCAACTCAACAAAGTACCCAACCGTTGTAGAAAGATTCAACACATAGTGACAAGCCAAATAGGTGCTCCAAAGGCTATTACAATCTGAACTGTCATACCACCTAAGCCTAACCCCTCTATACCACAATTTAATGTAAATGCATACCACATTTCTGGCAACTATGACAGTACTTTGATTCAAAATTTTCCATTAATTATGTTTTCCCATGATAAAACTCCACAGCAAGAGCTTTAAACTGCATTCTTTGTTAGAAGCAACTTCAAAGCTATTCGGGAAAGACTCACAAAAGAGCTAGAATGCTAATATCCTAGATAAGTGattgaaattaacaattataaagcCATAGGGATTGAATAGTCCAGTGAGGACTAGAATCATGCAATGTCTCCTTCACCAATAAATTGTGCACCAGTGCACACACATAGAGATATTACAGAGCAATGTGTAAGGCACAAATGAAGGGAATCCATAGAGTCCAGTCAATAACACACCAGTGTCTGAAGAAAATGGCCTACTCCAAGTTTTCTTGCTGGAGGCGAGCTCCATGTTGGAAACAACTTCTCTGCgtaacgaaaaaaattaaaaaaaaataagcaggAGAGAGAGAGCACTGCAATGCAGCTACACAATAAACAGCAAACAACTCTAATTAGGATAAaaattcttcatcattttcacCAACCTAATCTACATCTTTATTGGATAGTTAGAAAGGACAAGCATTCTCCAATTTACAAATTCAGTGGGAAATAAAAGATGGGAAATCTAGTTCTATACTGACATAAAGCAGGTAAAATGAATTAGAGCACCCCCTCAGGCCACTATCATTTAAGTGCAAGAGTCTCGCCAAGGGTGTATGTATTTCAACCTTGAGGTATAAAAGGTAAAGTAAGATTGGTAAAAGGTTTAGAAAAGGAAACGACATAGACAATCAAACGAGAACATTTCTATTTATTCACTTAAATGGTCCACAATCAAACGATAAGCTTAGCATGGTTTCACAGGTGTCATCCAGTTACTGCTTTTCTGATCCTAAATTCTGATCCTAGAAACGCTAGTCCTGATATAGTTTCTTCAAAGCAAAGAAATAGAACATCACTAACCTCACGGGCCTTGAACTAATTGCCCTGCctgtaaataacaaaaaaaccaaaaaagaaaagaaaaaaaaaacatgattaatgaCAAACTATTAttgttgatattattattattatgcttaAGAAGGTAACAAAACGCCACACCTAGTATGAAATAATACCTCGGGGAGAAACAAAGCAACTGAATTTCCGAACATGTTCAAATCCTCTGGCATGAGTTAAAATCTGTTGACACACAAGATAGcattattgaaattataaatatatatatatatatatatatatatataaacacacacacacagctaTTTTCTaccataatatataaaaaaaatgaaagtcaTCAATACCTCGTCGGAGACTCTAGAGGTAGACGAAGGCGCAGGTCGAATAGTTTGTAATGACTGCCTCAAAATCTGATGAAGAGGCATATCACACAAAGAAATTTCAtatcaataatataaattagcAAATAAATAGATGAATAaatatagtaaataaaaaaaaaaaacattaattttctaACCGCAGATGACGACGAAGACAAGCCTCCATTAGCGACTCTTCTTCTTATAACCCCAAACATCTTGTTGGATTCTTTCGATCTCTATCTgctttttttcaaaagataaaaataaagataaaaactgttaaacaaaaaataaaaaagagacaatcttcttttacaaaattattttcatgttatgACAGATTTTGACCTGATTAGAAAAACGTCAGCAGGGGGTGAGTGAGCCAGCGAGCGCGAGTCTCTGAAACGAGAGAGAAGTGTGTTGTTTGTACTTTGTAGGGTTTGGCTTCTGAGTAATGAAAGACAAGGCTGCAAAGTTGATTTAAAGCACGTAATGCAGTTTCAGTTTGCTTGCGTGTCGCCTTTTTATTGGTTACACAAGTCAAAATTGGCTCGATTGAGGACTTACGGTGTATTATTGTATACTTTTGTCCTTTACTCTTCCAAAAAGGGCTGCACGTCTGATGTCTGTATtaaataacaattgttttttaaatttttttatttaacaatatattaaaataatattgtattattattttttaaaatttattattaacttcaatatattaaaataatttaaaaatatcaaaaaaatttatttttttataaaaatactttatcaccacaaaaataaactacacctaaattgaaaatgaaaaaaatatacttgagggaaaaacaaatgtgtccattgattaagaaaataaactagaaatcTCTTATTGTTCATCTTAAATAGTCCGATATTTTATTAGCCTTCTTTATCCGGGTTAAATTGACTAAATAGTACATAAAAATCCTTtcaattcctttcttttcctttataaacatatttttattgttgatatagaaggtaaaaaaaaaccaatcatgaGGATTTTTATGCCATTTTCATCCATCTCTCAACAAagatatattcaaaaaattatattatttaaagtgtaaaataaaaaatgttgtaatttaagaaatattaaattaatggatTGCTCTACGTCATAGgccagataaaaaaataatgcagaaaaaaacttttaagcactactaacatatttttcaaaaccaagaaaaatctgAGATttaaatcatagaaaataaatttatttcattcaattatatgataataaaaataaacaatcatggTAACTAAACTTAATGCAAACCCTGATatataaatcaagaaatttataaTCAAATCTACTCTTCCCAAGAAAGTTAAGATTAGgtctaaaattgattttctcattgaaatatgatgtgtttttttttctccttccattttttttaggattgttgtgttttgatgataaaaatatttttttttattttctctttacaatttgtttgtttattacaACGATAACATATACCAAGACACTAAAACTATAAGTAATTGAACCCCCATCCAATGCATATAAAAAGACACGAACAAGAAGTATAGAAGACGTCACGAAGCCTGGTTAATTCTTTAATAAGTCAGAGTGGTTCAATGAAGAACCAAAAAGTATGAGCAAAACCTCgcacatataataataattgttgaaatcaaagtttgtccctaaaaaaacttaaatacaagctaaataaccttatttttaatatgtaaaaacatcataaacaatgttgaaaaaataaataaaaaatctaaataaaataaaataaaa is a window encoding:
- the LOC7478711 gene encoding dihydrolipoyllysine-residue succinyltransferase component of 2-oxoglutarate dehydrogenase complex 2, mitochondrial; the encoded protein is MFGVIRRRVANGGLSSSSSAILRQSLQTIRPAPSSTSRVSDEILTHARGFEHVRKFSCFVSPRGRAISSRPVREVVSNMELASSKKTWSRPFSSDTGDLVDAVVPFMGESITDGTLAKFLKNPGDSVEVDEAIAQIETDKVTIDVASPEAGVIKEYIAKEGDTVEPGAKIAVISKSGEGVAHVAPSENISQKAAPKQSASQTKDEEKQKPKVEARPVPEKPKTPATPPPKRSATEPQLPPKERERRVPMTRLRKRVATRLKDSQNTFAMLTTFNEVDMTNLMKLRSDYKDAFVEKHGVKLGLMSGFIKAAVSGLQNQPIINAVIDGDDIIYRDYVDISIAVGTPKGLVVPVIRNAGKMNFAEIEKEINTLAKKANDGTISIDEMAGGSFTISNGGVYGSLLSTPIINPPQSAILGMHSIVSRPMVVGGNVVPRPMMYIALTYDHRLIDGREAVFFLRRIKDVVEDPRRLLLDV